The following are encoded together in the Hemicordylus capensis ecotype Gifberg chromosome 4, rHemCap1.1.pri, whole genome shotgun sequence genome:
- the PPM1J gene encoding protein phosphatase 1J isoform X1: MLGRVRSAMAQLVGGLGGGGSPPAAPQPTSSPPPPPPPPTAPGPSSSTATSSNNNPCLEPPGGVFSRPAFLQLTAEELQLADDHAGRAVQSPRESRRRLPWSTGYAEVINAGKSQHNEDQACCEAVFVEKRRNPRNNPTPKEVSGDPDGCSKGLCFYYWGLFDGHAGSGAAVMASKLLHFHIRDQLRDLVDILQDSSLPPICLQESSRTVVGESHRAPLAEEDVEVPNNALPRFHMEKAVSRESLVVGAIENAFKQMDNQIEQERVTRLASGGCCALAVVYLLGKFYVANAGDSRAIVIRNGEIIPMSREFTPETERQRLQFLGFLRPELLGNEFTHLEFPRRIQHKELGKKMLHRDQNMNGWAYKKIEEDDLKFPLVYGEGKKARMMATIGVTRGFGDHDLKVYSSNIHIKPFLSCVPEVRIYDLTQYEHCPDDVLVLGTDGLWDVTNDRQVADVVFDVLMRYEPNDPCRYTMAAQELVVRSRGVLKERGWRLANDKLGSGDDISVFVIPLGGPGNYS, encoded by the exons ATGTTGGGCAGGGTGCGCTCGGCGATGGCACAGCTAGTCGGGGGCCTGGGAGGCGGAGGAAGCCCCCCGGCCGCTCCGCAACCCACCTCttcgccgcccccgccgccgccgccgcccactgCCCCGGGGCCCAGCTCCAGCACCGCCACCTCCAGCAACAACAACCCCTGCCTGGAGCCGCCCGGAGGCGTCTTCTCCAGACCGGCTTTCCTCCAGCTCACCGCTGAGGAACTCCAGCTGGCGGATGATCACGCGGGCAGAGCCGTCCAGAGCCCCCGCGAGAGTCGCCGTCGCCTGCCTTGGAGCACCGGCTACGCCGA AGTGATAAATGCTGGCAAGAGCCAGCACAATGAAGATCAAGCCTGCTGTGAGGCCGTGTTTGTGGAAAAGCGACGTAATCCGAGGAATAACCCAACCCCCAAAGAAGTTTCTGGAGACCCAGATGGG TGCAGCAAAGGCTTGTGCTTCTATTACTGGGGCTTATTTGATGGACATGCTGGAAGTGGAGCTGCAGTCATGGCATCCAAGCTGCTTCACTTCCACATTCGTGACCAGCTCCGGGACTTGGTAGACATCTTACAAgactcctcccttcctcccatctGCCTTCAAGAAAGCTCCAGGACAGTTGTAGGAGAATCGCACAGGGCCCCTCTGGCAGAGGAAGATGTTGAGGTCCCCAACAATGCTTTGCCACGCTTCCACATGGAGAAGGCTGTTTCCCGTGAGAGTTTGGTAGTCGGAGCCATTGAGAATGCATTCAAGCAGATG GACAATCAGATCGAGCAGGAGCGGGTGACCCGGCTTGCATCAGGAGGCTGCTGTGCCCTGGCTGTGGTTTACCTCCTGGGGAAGTTCTATGTAGCCAATGCGGGTGATAGTAG GGCCATTGTCATCCGTAATGGGGAAATCATTCCAATGTCCAGGGAGTTTACtccagagacagagaggcagaggCTGCAGTTTTTA GGATTTTTGAGACCTGAGTTGCTGGGGAATGAGTTTACTCACCTTGAGTTCCCCCGAAGGATCCAGCATAAGGAACTGGGGAAGAAGATGCTGCACAGGGACCAAAACATGAATGGCTG GGCATATAAAAAGATAGAAGAAGATGACCTGAAGTTTCCACTTGTCTACGGAGAGGGTAAAAAG GCACGAATGATGGCAACCATTGGGGTGACTCGAGGCTTTGGAGATCATGATCTCAAGGTCTACAGCTCTAACATTCACATCAAACCTTTCCTGTCTTGCGTCCCAGAG GTCCGAATATATGACCTCACTCAATATGAGCACTGTCCTGATGATGTGCTGGTGCTAGGCACGGATGGCCTCTGGGACGTCACCAATGATCGACAAGTGGCCGATGTGGTCTTTGATGTTCTCATGCGCTATGAGCCCAATGACCCTTGCAG GTACACCATGGCAGCCCAGGAGTTGGTGGTGAGGTCcagaggagttctgaaggagcgTGGCTGGAGGCTGGCCAATGACAAGCTGGGCTCTGGAGATGATATCTCAGTCTTCGTCAtcccccttggtggcccaggaaaCTACTCCTGA
- the PPM1J gene encoding protein phosphatase 1J isoform X2 — protein MLQNTEMEVINAGKSQHNEDQACCEAVFVEKRRNPRNNPTPKEVSGDPDGCSKGLCFYYWGLFDGHAGSGAAVMASKLLHFHIRDQLRDLVDILQDSSLPPICLQESSRTVVGESHRAPLAEEDVEVPNNALPRFHMEKAVSRESLVVGAIENAFKQMDNQIEQERVTRLASGGCCALAVVYLLGKFYVANAGDSRAIVIRNGEIIPMSREFTPETERQRLQFLGFLRPELLGNEFTHLEFPRRIQHKELGKKMLHRDQNMNGWAYKKIEEDDLKFPLVYGEGKKARMMATIGVTRGFGDHDLKVYSSNIHIKPFLSCVPEVRIYDLTQYEHCPDDVLVLGTDGLWDVTNDRQVADVVFDVLMRYEPNDPCRYTMAAQELVVRSRGVLKERGWRLANDKLGSGDDISVFVIPLGGPGNYS, from the exons ATGTTGCAAAACACTGAAATGGA AGTGATAAATGCTGGCAAGAGCCAGCACAATGAAGATCAAGCCTGCTGTGAGGCCGTGTTTGTGGAAAAGCGACGTAATCCGAGGAATAACCCAACCCCCAAAGAAGTTTCTGGAGACCCAGATGGG TGCAGCAAAGGCTTGTGCTTCTATTACTGGGGCTTATTTGATGGACATGCTGGAAGTGGAGCTGCAGTCATGGCATCCAAGCTGCTTCACTTCCACATTCGTGACCAGCTCCGGGACTTGGTAGACATCTTACAAgactcctcccttcctcccatctGCCTTCAAGAAAGCTCCAGGACAGTTGTAGGAGAATCGCACAGGGCCCCTCTGGCAGAGGAAGATGTTGAGGTCCCCAACAATGCTTTGCCACGCTTCCACATGGAGAAGGCTGTTTCCCGTGAGAGTTTGGTAGTCGGAGCCATTGAGAATGCATTCAAGCAGATG GACAATCAGATCGAGCAGGAGCGGGTGACCCGGCTTGCATCAGGAGGCTGCTGTGCCCTGGCTGTGGTTTACCTCCTGGGGAAGTTCTATGTAGCCAATGCGGGTGATAGTAG GGCCATTGTCATCCGTAATGGGGAAATCATTCCAATGTCCAGGGAGTTTACtccagagacagagaggcagaggCTGCAGTTTTTA GGATTTTTGAGACCTGAGTTGCTGGGGAATGAGTTTACTCACCTTGAGTTCCCCCGAAGGATCCAGCATAAGGAACTGGGGAAGAAGATGCTGCACAGGGACCAAAACATGAATGGCTG GGCATATAAAAAGATAGAAGAAGATGACCTGAAGTTTCCACTTGTCTACGGAGAGGGTAAAAAG GCACGAATGATGGCAACCATTGGGGTGACTCGAGGCTTTGGAGATCATGATCTCAAGGTCTACAGCTCTAACATTCACATCAAACCTTTCCTGTCTTGCGTCCCAGAG GTCCGAATATATGACCTCACTCAATATGAGCACTGTCCTGATGATGTGCTGGTGCTAGGCACGGATGGCCTCTGGGACGTCACCAATGATCGACAAGTGGCCGATGTGGTCTTTGATGTTCTCATGCGCTATGAGCCCAATGACCCTTGCAG GTACACCATGGCAGCCCAGGAGTTGGTGGTGAGGTCcagaggagttctgaaggagcgTGGCTGGAGGCTGGCCAATGACAAGCTGGGCTCTGGAGATGATATCTCAGTCTTCGTCAtcccccttggtggcccaggaaaCTACTCCTGA
- the PPM1J gene encoding protein phosphatase 1J isoform X3 encodes MLARASTMKIKPAVRPCLWKSDVIRGITQPPKKFLETQMGKGLCFYYWGLFDGHAGSGAAVMASKLLHFHIRDQLRDLVDILQDSSLPPICLQESSRTVVGESHRAPLAEEDVEVPNNALPRFHMEKAVSRESLVVGAIENAFKQMDNQIEQERVTRLASGGCCALAVVYLLGKFYVANAGDSRAIVIRNGEIIPMSREFTPETERQRLQFLGFLRPELLGNEFTHLEFPRRIQHKELGKKMLHRDQNMNGWAYKKIEEDDLKFPLVYGEGKKARMMATIGVTRGFGDHDLKVYSSNIHIKPFLSCVPEVRIYDLTQYEHCPDDVLVLGTDGLWDVTNDRQVADVVFDVLMRYEPNDPCRYTMAAQELVVRSRGVLKERGWRLANDKLGSGDDISVFVIPLGGPGNYS; translated from the exons ATGCTGGCAAGAGCCAGCACAATGAAGATCAAGCCTGCTGTGAGGCCGTGTTTGTGGAAAAGCGACGTAATCCGAGGAATAACCCAACCCCCAAAGAAGTTTCTGGAGACCCAGATGGG CAAAGGCTTGTGCTTCTATTACTGGGGCTTATTTGATGGACATGCTGGAAGTGGAGCTGCAGTCATGGCATCCAAGCTGCTTCACTTCCACATTCGTGACCAGCTCCGGGACTTGGTAGACATCTTACAAgactcctcccttcctcccatctGCCTTCAAGAAAGCTCCAGGACAGTTGTAGGAGAATCGCACAGGGCCCCTCTGGCAGAGGAAGATGTTGAGGTCCCCAACAATGCTTTGCCACGCTTCCACATGGAGAAGGCTGTTTCCCGTGAGAGTTTGGTAGTCGGAGCCATTGAGAATGCATTCAAGCAGATG GACAATCAGATCGAGCAGGAGCGGGTGACCCGGCTTGCATCAGGAGGCTGCTGTGCCCTGGCTGTGGTTTACCTCCTGGGGAAGTTCTATGTAGCCAATGCGGGTGATAGTAG GGCCATTGTCATCCGTAATGGGGAAATCATTCCAATGTCCAGGGAGTTTACtccagagacagagaggcagaggCTGCAGTTTTTA GGATTTTTGAGACCTGAGTTGCTGGGGAATGAGTTTACTCACCTTGAGTTCCCCCGAAGGATCCAGCATAAGGAACTGGGGAAGAAGATGCTGCACAGGGACCAAAACATGAATGGCTG GGCATATAAAAAGATAGAAGAAGATGACCTGAAGTTTCCACTTGTCTACGGAGAGGGTAAAAAG GCACGAATGATGGCAACCATTGGGGTGACTCGAGGCTTTGGAGATCATGATCTCAAGGTCTACAGCTCTAACATTCACATCAAACCTTTCCTGTCTTGCGTCCCAGAG GTCCGAATATATGACCTCACTCAATATGAGCACTGTCCTGATGATGTGCTGGTGCTAGGCACGGATGGCCTCTGGGACGTCACCAATGATCGACAAGTGGCCGATGTGGTCTTTGATGTTCTCATGCGCTATGAGCCCAATGACCCTTGCAG GTACACCATGGCAGCCCAGGAGTTGGTGGTGAGGTCcagaggagttctgaaggagcgTGGCTGGAGGCTGGCCAATGACAAGCTGGGCTCTGGAGATGATATCTCAGTCTTCGTCAtcccccttggtggcccaggaaaCTACTCCTGA